A genomic stretch from Pempheris klunzingeri isolate RE-2024b chromosome 23, fPemKlu1.hap1, whole genome shotgun sequence includes:
- the dok1b gene encoding docking protein 1b gives MDTHVKEGQLYVQHQKFGKKWKKNWFVLYPASQNGIARLEFYDSPAGGGGGVGGGSGSGSNEKTRKLDKKIIRLSECISILPSLTESCPKDNMAAFCVETNDKTHVFAAERNVAKDWMDTMCDIAFQGGSGSSNSTAADSNGGPHDLQMSENLIYYSRVEVNEFWVSTQRTEASERCGLSGNYWLKAESDVLILRDPNTKRKLLVWPYKLLRRYGRDRVMFSFEAGRRCDSGPGNFTFETKQGNEIFMLVDQAIQSQKLQAEERHLSCPINFDPDCPTLMQHIRNAGPSSMVAGSGDNSSCSSREADGDSGGSKPGSADGVLGKREGGDGGGGGGRTTGGLKGRSLPELPAILGAAKGHSLADESAGFYSEPADSVRLPLHSADCLYSDPVDSIKSQSQISSPSTPPVPTPRLRPVGDEASGVQGDHHHGSSNPRKPPDVYSHVYDRISLELNQKTGALSLNGATGGGRGGGRGMNSNRRPPGGQAEGASSPPATRLEHIYDEPEGCAKGGAGMSASSGMSVYDEARLEPHGQRRQEEAAPGPEGNYSAPSHGKLSESQRHSPPQLGPSRGTPQQPAQRWPKPVTAPKPSRAMFARKEPVPLPPGKYGGPGSNVNNNNNNNIWGGGGEGGGGGGGGGKELYSKVSKQRPSAGNSWYNQHHQAPLRSPDIIYDNLGDV, from the exons AAATGGAAGAAGAACTGGTTCGTCCTCTACCCCGCCAGCCAAAATGGCATCGCCCGCCTCGAGTTCTACGATTCACCCGCGGGTGGAGGGGGCGGAGTCGGCGGAGGCTCGGGAAGCGGATCCAATGAGAAAACCAGGAAGCTCGACAAGAAGATCATCCGCTTGTCTGAGTGCATTTCCATCCTGCCATCGTTGACGGAGAGCTGTCCCAAAGACAACATGGCGGCGTTCTGTGTGGAGACCAACGACAAGACGCATGTGTTTGCTGCAGAGAGGAACGTCGCCAAAGACTGGATGGATACCATGTGTGACATTGCATTTCAG ggaggaagtggcagcagcaacagtactGCTGCCGACTCTAACGGAGGGCCACATGACCTGCAGATGTCTGAAAACCTCATCTACTACTCCAGAGTAGAGG TGAACGAGTTCTGGGTGAGCACTCAGCGCACCGAGGCGTCGGAGCGCTGCGGCCTGTCGGGAAACTACTGGCTGAAAGCGGAAAGCGACGTCTTAATCTTGAGGGACCCAAATACCAAGCGGAAGCTTTTGGTGTGGCCCTACAAGCTGCTGAGGAGATACGGGCGAGACCGG GTGATGTTTTCGTTCGAGGCGGGCCGGCGCTGTGACTCAGGCCCCGGTAATTTCACCTTCGAGACCAAGCAAGGCAATGAGATCTTCATGCTGGTGGACCAGGCCATCCAGTCGCAGAAGCTCCAGGCTGAGGAGCGCCACCTCAGCTGCCCCATCAACTTTGACCCCGACTGCCCCACGTTGATGCAGCACATACGCAATGCCGGTCCCAGTAGCATGGTGGCGGGAAGCGGAGataacagcagctgcagcagtcgaGAGGCGGATGGCGATTCGGGCGGCAGCAAACCAGGCTCTGCTGATGGCGTGCTCGGGAAGAGAGAGGGTGGAGatggaggcggaggaggagggaggacaacAGGAGGACTCAAAGGGAGGAGTTTACCAGAACTACCAGCCATTTTGGGGGCAGCAAAAGGTCATTCGTTAGCTgatgaaagtgcaggtttttaTTCTGAGCCAGCAGATTCAGTCCGCCTGCCCCTGCACAGCGCTGACTGCCTCTACTCCGACCCAGTGGACAGTATCAAGAGTCAAAGCCAAATTAGCAGCCCGTCCACCCCTCCAGTGCCCACCCCGCGTCTCCGACCAGTAGGAGACGAGGCTTCGGGTGTCCAAGGGGATCATCACCATGGAAGCAGCAACCCCAGGAAGCCACCGGACGTGTACTCGCACGTGTACGACCGGATCAGCCTGGAGCTGAACCAGAAAACAGGCGCGCTGAGTCTAAACGGGGCTacagggggaggaagagggggaggaagagggatgaACAGTAACAGGCGACCCCCTGGGGGTCAAGCAGAAGGGGCTTCGTCACCTCCCGCTACTCGTCTGGAGCACATATATGACGAACCGGAGGGCTGCGCCAAAGGAGGCGCTGGCATGTCCGCTAGTTCAGGGATGAGTGTTTACGATGAGGCCCGACTGGAGCCCCACGGCCAGAGAAGACAGGAAGAGGCGGCGCCAGGACCGGAGGGAAATTACAGCGCCCCCTCCCACGGAAAGCTGTCAGAGTCTCAAAGACACTCTCCTCCGCAGCTGGGCCCCAGCCGTGGCACGCCGCAACAGCCGGCTCAGAGGTGGCCCAAACCTGTGACCGCCCCCAAGCCGAGCAGGGCCATGTTTGCTCGAAAGGAGCCGGTGCCGCTGCCCCCTGGAAAATATGGAGGTCCTGGCAGTAatgtgaacaacaacaacaacaacaatatttgggggggaggaggagaaggaggaggaggaggaggaggaggggggaaggagCTGTACAGCAAAGTGTCTAAGCAGAGACCTTCAGCCGGTAATTCGTGGTACAACCAGCACCACCAGGCGCCGCTCAGATCACCTGATATCATCTACGACAACTTGGGCGATGTCTGA